From Bacteroidota bacterium:
ATGTATTTACAAGAAGGTTATATCAAGATATATTGGTAGAGAGTATTATCTACTGTCAAAGAAACAAAAACCTTAAAATATACTGCTATTGTATTATGCCTAGTCACGTTCATTTGATAAGTTATTCAGCCGGAGGCGAATTGTCGAATAGTTTAAGGGATTTAAAATCATTTACTGCCAAACAATTAATGAAATCTATAGATGAAAATCCTCAAGAAAGTAGAAAAGAATGGATGTTAAACACATTTGAGTATTATGGAAAAATAAGTGCTCAAGAGCAGAAAATGCAGTTTTGGAAACACGATAATCATCCATTTTATTTATATAGCAACAAGTTGATTCAGCAAAAAATTGATTATATTCATTATAACCCTGTTGAGGCAGGGTTTGTTAATCAACCGCATGAATGGAGACTTAGCAGTGCAAACGAAAATAGCCCAATACCTTTAGATGAAAAATAATAAGCAGAGCTTATGGAGATATGCAAAGACCCTAAGCCCAATCGCACTAATGCCAGGCTTCAGCTTAGTGCCTACTGAGGGGAAATGGAACAAATAATACAAAAAGAACAAAATGAGTAAACTGTTTATTACTATAGGCTCTTTCTATTTAATAGCTTGTATTGGAAAAAATAAAAATGTGAATGAAGATTTCAATTTTCCAGACAAACTATTGCCTATATCATATAAAGAAATCCAAGATAGAAAATGCATTGGTAATGAGGAGTTGGTAAAAAATTTAGTAGCCTCACGATTGGTTATTAATGCTTTTACTGAAGACAGTTTTTCTTTTTATATGAATGATAGTATGTATTATACGGGGCCTTTAAATAAAATTTCTAATAGAGTTTCTTTAATTTATAGCCATTCATATAAAATTCCCAGTTTGAATAACATAAACATGCTATATGTAGATACATTAAAGAATAATAAGATTAAAATAGCATTTTTTAAAAGAAAACAGCTTTTAGAATTTACGCTAAATAAATATGTTCCATTGCTTATATTAAAAGAAGAATCTCAAGAGTGGAGCGTTATTTATAAATATTGTGCTATACTTCACGATGAGTAAATTAACCCAGTACCCCAGTACGCGCTGAAGCAATGCCTTGTGTGTCAGAGCTTAGTGTGAAACAATTATTGTAAGTTCTACTTACCAATTGAGGCAGGATTGGTAAATGAGGCTCATGAATGAAGACTTAGCAGTGCAAACGAAATTAGCCAATACCTTTAGATGAAAAATAATAAGCAGAGCTTATGAAGATATACAAAGACACTAAGCCCAATCGCACAAATGCCAAGCTTCAGCTTAGCGCCTACTTCAACATTTTTCTTACTCCTTCTTGCTTTTTCTATAATGTAAGAATTTCTGCACCTTTGAATTGAAATTTCCCTTAAGCCAAAACTTTTCTCTACTCTTACCTGCTATTCCCATAATGTAAGAATCCCTACACCTTTCATTATAACTCATTAACATACAGGTGCTTATATTTTTTTATATTTGAATGTACTTTTTTCTACGCCTTCCATTGTAAAGTCTTACTAATAATAGCTTCT
This genomic window contains:
- a CDS encoding transposase, with protein sequence MSERYKTHSDGLYFVSFSVVGWIDVFTRRLYQDILVESIIYCQRNKNLKIYCYCIMPSHVHLISYSAGGELSNSLRDLKSFTAKQLMKSIDENPQESRKEWMLNTFEYYGKISAQEQKMQFWKHDNHPFYLYSNKLIQQKIDYIHYNPVEAGFVNQPHEWRLSSANENSPIPLDEK